A portion of the Streptomyces erythrochromogenes genome contains these proteins:
- a CDS encoding acyl-CoA dehydrogenase family protein, whose protein sequence is MSLDHRLTPEHEELRRTVEAFAHDVVAPKIGDLYERHEFPYEIVAEMGRMGLFGLPFPEEYGGMGGDYLALGIALEELARVDSSVAITLEAGVSLGAMPLYLFGTEEQKREWLPKLCSGEVLGAFGLTEPGAGSDAGGTRTTAVKDGDEWVINGSKCFITNSGTDITGLVTVTAVTGRKADGRPEISSIIVPSGTPGFTVAAPYSKVGWNSSDTRELSFDGVRVPLANLVGDEGRGYAQFLRILDEGRIAISALATGLAQGCVDESVKYARERHAFGKAIGDNQAIQFKLADMEMRAHMARIGWRDAASRLVAGEPFKKEAAIAKLYSSTVAVDNARDATQIHGGYGFMNEYPVARMWRDSKILEIGEGTSEVQRMLIARELGFAG, encoded by the coding sequence ATGTCCCTCGACCACCGGCTCACCCCTGAGCACGAGGAACTCCGCCGCACCGTCGAAGCGTTCGCCCACGACGTCGTGGCCCCGAAGATCGGCGACCTGTACGAGCGGCACGAGTTCCCCTACGAGATCGTCGCCGAGATGGGCCGCATGGGCCTGTTCGGCCTGCCCTTCCCGGAGGAGTACGGCGGCATGGGCGGGGACTACCTCGCCCTGGGCATCGCCCTGGAGGAGCTGGCCCGCGTCGACTCCTCGGTCGCCATCACCCTGGAGGCCGGTGTCTCCCTCGGCGCCATGCCCCTCTACCTCTTCGGCACCGAGGAGCAGAAGCGCGAGTGGCTGCCGAAGCTGTGCTCCGGCGAGGTGCTGGGCGCCTTCGGACTGACCGAGCCCGGCGCGGGCTCGGACGCCGGCGGCACGCGTACGACCGCCGTCAAGGACGGCGACGAGTGGGTCATCAACGGCTCGAAGTGCTTCATCACCAACTCCGGTACGGACATCACCGGCCTGGTCACCGTCACGGCCGTGACGGGCCGCAAGGCGGACGGCCGCCCGGAGATCTCCTCGATCATCGTCCCGTCCGGCACGCCGGGCTTCACGGTGGCCGCCCCCTACTCCAAGGTGGGTTGGAACTCCTCGGACACCCGTGAGCTGTCCTTCGACGGCGTACGGGTCCCCCTGGCCAACCTGGTGGGCGACGAGGGCCGCGGCTACGCCCAGTTCCTGCGGATCCTCGACGAGGGCCGGATCGCCATCTCCGCGCTCGCCACGGGCCTCGCGCAGGGCTGTGTGGACGAGTCGGTGAAGTACGCCAGGGAGCGTCACGCCTTCGGCAAGGCGATCGGCGACAACCAGGCCATCCAGTTCAAGCTGGCGGACATGGAGATGCGCGCCCACATGGCCCGCATCGGCTGGCGCGACGCGGCCTCCCGGCTGGTGGCCGGCGAGCCGTTCAAGAAGGAGGCGGCGATCGCGAAGCTGTACTCCTCCACGGTGGCCGTGGACAACGCCCGTGACGCGACGCAGATCCACGGTGGGTACGGTTTCATGAACGAGTACCCGGTGGCGCGAATGTGGCGCGACTCCAAGATCCTGGAGATCGGCGAGGGCACCAGCGAGGTCCAGCGCATGCTGATCGCCCGCGAGCTGGGCTTCGCCGGCTAG
- a CDS encoding SACE_7040 family transcriptional regulator has translation MSTRAAAPTRREQILSEAARLFAARGFHGVGVDEIGAAVGISGPGLYRHFAGKDAMLAELLVGISERLLTGGRHRVAEAAGDPCRVLSSLIDGHIDFALDDRALITVHDRELDRLREADRKLVRQLQRQYVELWVDVVRELHPEVGEAEVRVAVHAVFGLLNSTPHLAALGREAVESLLRRLAHGAFGALST, from the coding sequence ATGAGCACCAGAGCGGCCGCCCCGACCCGTCGCGAGCAGATCCTCAGTGAGGCCGCCCGCCTCTTCGCCGCGCGCGGCTTCCACGGCGTAGGCGTCGACGAGATAGGGGCCGCTGTGGGCATCAGCGGCCCCGGCCTGTACCGGCACTTCGCGGGCAAGGACGCCATGCTCGCCGAGCTGCTCGTCGGCATCAGCGAACGGCTCCTCACCGGTGGCCGCCACCGGGTGGCGGAGGCGGCGGGGGACCCGTGCCGGGTCCTGTCCTCCCTCATCGACGGCCACATCGACTTCGCGCTCGACGACCGGGCGCTGATCACCGTGCACGACCGGGAGCTCGACCGGCTGCGGGAGGCCGACCGCAAGCTCGTACGGCAGCTCCAGCGCCAGTACGTGGAGCTGTGGGTGGACGTCGTACGGGAGCTGCACCCCGAGGTGGGCGAGGCGGAGGTGCGGGTCGCCGTGCACGCCGTGTTCGGCCTGCTCAACTCCACCCCGCACCTGGCGGCCCTGGGCCGGGAGGCCGTGGAGTCGCTGCTGCGCAGGCTCGCGCACGGGGCCTTCGGGGCGCTGTCGACATGA
- a CDS encoding phosphatase — protein sequence MARMPKPIETSDRSIETPSRAELVDHLVRTRIAGQVATPRENNLSHYRKLANGDRHYWLGLELGDRWTDEQDVLAVMAERCGVVDDPGFRFGQDTIDPELTVAGLDRLAARLRKAAADRQSVLFATGHPGGLLDVHRATAAALRAAGCEIVVIPQGLTADEGSVWQFADVAVLERGATLWHTHSPAPMAAILDALTAEQRPQPDLVVADHGWAGCAAQRGLDAVGYADCNDPALFLGEAEGTLQVAVPLDDHVRDPRYYDPLVAYLLHAAGLR from the coding sequence ATGGCCCGTATGCCGAAGCCGATAGAGACGTCCGACCGATCTATTGAAACGCCGAGCCGCGCCGAACTCGTCGACCATCTGGTCCGCACGCGGATCGCGGGGCAGGTCGCGACGCCGCGCGAGAACAACCTCTCCCACTACCGCAAGCTCGCCAACGGCGACCGGCACTACTGGCTGGGCCTGGAACTGGGTGACCGCTGGACCGACGAGCAGGACGTCCTCGCCGTGATGGCGGAGCGCTGCGGCGTCGTGGACGACCCGGGCTTCCGCTTCGGCCAGGACACCATCGACCCGGAGCTGACCGTGGCCGGCCTGGACCGGCTGGCGGCGCGGCTGCGCAAGGCGGCGGCCGACCGGCAGAGCGTGCTGTTCGCCACCGGCCACCCGGGCGGCCTGCTGGACGTCCACCGGGCGACGGCCGCGGCGCTGCGCGCGGCGGGCTGCGAGATCGTGGTGATCCCGCAGGGGCTGACGGCCGACGAGGGCTCGGTGTGGCAGTTCGCGGACGTCGCGGTGCTGGAGCGGGGCGCGACCCTGTGGCACACCCATTCACCGGCCCCGATGGCGGCGATCCTGGACGCCCTCACGGCTGAGCAGCGCCCCCAGCCGGACCTGGTCGTCGCCGACCACGGCTGGGCGGGCTGCGCGGCCCAGCGCGGGCTGGACGCGGTCGGCTACGCCGACTGCAACGACCCGGCGCTCTTCCTCGGCGAGGCCGAGGGCACCCTCCAGGTGGCGGTCCCCCTGGACGACCACGTCCGCGACCCCCGCTACTACGACCCGCTGGTGGCGTACCTCCTCCACGCGGCGGGCCTGCGCTGA
- a CDS encoding carboxyl transferase domain-containing protein, translated as MQQAPVLTSAADPASEAWRTNEAAHRELTEGLRARLDAARLGGGEKARARHTARGKLLPRDRVDTLLDPGSPFLELAPLAAEGMYGGSAPAAGVIAGIGRVSGRECVIVANDATVKGGTYYPMTVKKHLRAQEVALENRLPCLYLVDSGGAFLPMQDEVFPDREHFGRIFYNQARMSGAGIPQIAAVLGSCTAGGAYVPAMSDEAVIVRNQGTIFLGGPPLVKAATGEVVTAEELGGGEVHSRVSGVTDHLAEDDAHALRIVRNIVATLPERGALPWSVEAPEEPKVDPSGLYGAVPVDSRTPYDAREIIARIADGSRFQEFKSEFGQTLVTGFARIHGHPVGIIANNGILFAESAQKGAHFIELCDQRGIPLLFLQNISGFMVGRDYEAGGIAKHGAKMVTAVACARVPKLTVVVGGSYGAGNYSMCGRAYSPRFLWMWPNAKISVMGGEQAASVLATVKRDQIEGAGQEWPAEDEEAFKAPVRAQYEEQGNAYYATARLWDDGVIDPMETRQVLGLALTACANAPLGDSGFGIFRM; from the coding sequence ATGCAGCAGGCACCAGTGCTGACGAGCGCCGCGGACCCGGCGTCCGAGGCCTGGCGGACCAACGAGGCCGCCCACCGCGAGCTGACCGAGGGCCTGCGCGCCCGGCTCGACGCGGCCCGGCTCGGCGGCGGGGAGAAGGCCCGCGCCCGCCACACCGCCCGCGGGAAGCTCCTCCCGCGCGACCGCGTGGACACCCTCCTCGACCCGGGCTCCCCCTTCCTGGAGCTGGCGCCGCTGGCCGCCGAGGGCATGTACGGGGGCTCCGCCCCCGCCGCCGGGGTCATCGCGGGCATCGGCCGGGTCAGCGGACGCGAGTGCGTGATCGTCGCGAACGACGCCACCGTCAAGGGCGGCACGTACTACCCGATGACCGTCAAGAAGCACCTGCGCGCCCAGGAGGTGGCGCTGGAGAATCGTCTCCCCTGCCTCTACCTGGTCGACTCGGGCGGCGCCTTCCTGCCGATGCAGGACGAGGTCTTCCCCGACCGGGAGCACTTCGGCCGCATCTTCTACAACCAGGCCCGCATGTCGGGCGCCGGCATCCCGCAGATCGCCGCCGTCCTCGGCTCCTGCACCGCGGGCGGCGCGTACGTCCCGGCCATGAGCGACGAGGCCGTCATCGTCCGCAACCAGGGCACGATCTTCCTCGGCGGCCCGCCGCTGGTGAAGGCCGCCACCGGTGAGGTGGTCACGGCCGAGGAGCTCGGCGGCGGCGAGGTCCACTCCCGCGTCTCCGGCGTGACGGACCACCTCGCGGAGGACGACGCGCACGCGCTGCGGATCGTACGGAACATCGTGGCGACCCTGCCCGAGCGCGGGGCCCTGCCCTGGTCGGTCGAGGCACCGGAGGAGCCGAAGGTGGACCCGTCCGGGCTGTACGGCGCGGTCCCCGTCGACTCGCGCACCCCCTACGACGCCCGCGAGATCATCGCGCGGATCGCGGACGGCTCCCGCTTCCAGGAGTTCAAGTCCGAGTTCGGCCAGACGCTGGTCACCGGCTTCGCCCGGATCCACGGCCACCCGGTCGGGATCATCGCGAACAACGGCATCCTGTTCGCCGAGTCCGCCCAGAAGGGCGCCCACTTCATCGAGCTGTGCGACCAGCGCGGCATCCCGCTGCTCTTCCTCCAGAACATCTCCGGCTTCATGGTCGGCCGCGACTACGAGGCGGGCGGCATCGCCAAGCACGGCGCCAAGATGGTGACGGCCGTGGCCTGCGCCCGGGTCCCGAAGCTGACGGTGGTGGTCGGCGGCTCGTACGGCGCCGGCAACTACTCGATGTGCGGGCGGGCCTATTCGCCCCGCTTCCTGTGGATGTGGCCCAACGCCAAGATCTCCGTGATGGGCGGCGAGCAGGCGGCCTCGGTCCTCGCGACGGTCAAGCGCGACCAGATCGAGGGCGCCGGCCAGGAGTGGCCGGCCGAGGACGAGGAGGCCTTCAAGGCCCCGGTCCGCGCCCAGTACGAGGAGCAGGGCAACGCCTACTACGCCACGGCGCGGCTGTGGGACGACGGGGTCATCGACCCCATGGAGACCCGGCAGGTGCTGGGACTGGCCCTGACCGCGTGCGCGAACGCCCCGCTGGGCGACTCGGGCTTCGGCATCTTCCGTATGTGA
- a CDS encoding acetyl/propionyl/methylcrotonyl-CoA carboxylase subunit alpha — MFSTVLVANRGEIAVRVIRTLRELGIRSVAVFSDADADARHVREADTAVRIGPAAAAESYLSVERLLDAAKRTGAEAVHPGYGFLAENAAFAQACTDAGLAFIGPPASAISLMGDKIRAKETVKAAGVPVVPGSSGSGLTDAELVAAASEIGMPVLLKPSAGGGGKGMRLVRDEAVLAEEIAAARREARSSFGDDTLLVERWVDRPRHIEIQVLADAHGNVVHLGERECSLQRRHQKVIEEAPSVLLDEKTRAAMGAAAVDAARSCGYVGAGTVEFIVPGGDPSSYYFMEMNTRLQVEHPVTELITGLDLVELQLRVASGEALPVTQDDIRLTGHAIEARVCAEDPARGFLPSGGTVLALSEPSGGAVRTDSGLTAGVPVGSTYDPMLSKVIVHGPDRATALRLLRGALADTVILGVQTNAGFLRRLLAHPDVVSGDLDTGLVERDLSGLLPDGVPLEVYATAALLAQGPRALPGPAPLTPARPGGWVDPFGAANGWRLGGTPAWTFHHFRLPGQEPVEVRTRPLGGDTEVLVSDPAGADSASPAIEARGPGQGPGTPARGRIVSRTSDTVTIELDGVTHRFSHATSPEGTWLGRDGDSWHVQLHDAVAANLSGAGRGGAETLAAPMPGTVTVVKVAVGDKVTAGQSLLVVEAMKMEHVISAPHAGTVTELDVSPGTTVAMDQVLAVVTPDEEESA, encoded by the coding sequence ATGTTCAGCACTGTTCTGGTCGCGAACCGCGGCGAGATCGCGGTCCGGGTCATCCGCACCCTGCGGGAGCTCGGCATCCGCTCCGTGGCCGTCTTCAGCGACGCGGACGCGGACGCCCGCCACGTACGGGAGGCCGACACGGCCGTCCGCATCGGCCCGGCGGCGGCCGCGGAGAGCTACCTGTCGGTGGAGCGGCTGCTGGATGCCGCGAAGCGGACGGGCGCCGAGGCCGTCCACCCCGGCTACGGCTTCCTCGCGGAGAACGCCGCCTTCGCCCAGGCCTGCACGGACGCCGGACTGGCCTTCATCGGGCCGCCCGCCTCCGCCATCTCCCTCATGGGCGACAAGATCCGCGCCAAGGAGACCGTGAAGGCGGCGGGCGTGCCCGTGGTCCCGGGCTCCTCGGGCAGCGGTCTGACCGACGCCGAACTCGTCGCGGCAGCCTCGGAGATCGGCATGCCGGTCCTGCTGAAGCCCTCGGCGGGCGGCGGCGGCAAGGGCATGCGCCTCGTACGGGACGAGGCGGTGCTGGCCGAGGAGATCGCGGCGGCCCGCCGCGAGGCGCGCTCGTCCTTCGGCGACGACACCCTGCTGGTCGAGCGGTGGGTGGACCGGCCCCGGCACATCGAGATCCAGGTGCTGGCGGACGCCCACGGCAACGTGGTCCACCTGGGCGAGCGCGAGTGCTCGCTCCAGCGCCGGCACCAGAAGGTCATCGAGGAGGCCCCCTCGGTCCTGCTCGACGAGAAGACCCGCGCGGCGATGGGCGCGGCGGCGGTCGACGCGGCCCGCTCGTGCGGATACGTCGGCGCGGGCACGGTGGAGTTCATCGTCCCGGGCGGCGACCCGTCCTCTTACTACTTCATGGAGATGAACACCCGCCTCCAGGTCGAGCACCCGGTGACGGAGCTGATCACCGGCCTGGACCTGGTGGAGCTCCAGCTGCGGGTCGCCTCCGGCGAGGCCCTGCCCGTCACCCAGGACGACATCCGGCTGACCGGGCACGCCATCGAGGCCCGCGTCTGCGCGGAGGACCCGGCACGCGGCTTCCTGCCGTCCGGCGGGACCGTCCTGGCGCTGTCGGAGCCCTCGGGCGGTGCGGTCCGCACGGACTCCGGCCTGACGGCGGGCGTGCCGGTGGGCTCGACGTACGACCCGATGCTGTCGAAGGTCATCGTCCACGGCCCCGACCGCGCCACCGCACTGCGCCTGCTGCGCGGTGCCCTGGCCGACACGGTGATCCTGGGCGTCCAGACGAACGCCGGCTTCCTGCGGCGGCTGCTCGCCCACCCCGATGTGGTGTCGGGCGACCTGGACACCGGGCTGGTCGAGCGCGACCTCTCCGGTCTCCTCCCCGACGGCGTCCCGCTGGAGGTGTACGCCACCGCGGCCCTGCTGGCGCAGGGCCCCCGGGCTCTGCCCGGACCCGCGCCTCTAACGCCGGCGAGGCCGGGTGGGTGGGTCGATCCGTTCGGCGCCGCCAACGGCTGGCGCCTGGGCGGCACCCCCGCCTGGACCTTCCACCACTTCCGCCTCCCGGGCCAGGAGCCGGTGGAGGTCCGCACCCGCCCCCTGGGCGGGGACACCGAGGTCCTCGTTTCCGACCCCGCCGGGGCAGATTCAGCCTCGCCGGCGATCGAGGCGCGGGGTCCGGGGCAGGGCCCCGGCACACCGGCCCGCGGCCGGATCGTCAGCCGCACCTCCGACACCGTCACCATCGAACTCGACGGCGTCACCCACCGCTTCAGCCACGCCACCTCCCCGGAGGGGACCTGGCTCGGGCGCGACGGCGACTCCTGGCACGTCCAGCTGCACGACGCCGTCGCGGCGAACCTCAGCGGGGCCGGTCGCGGCGGCGCGGAGACCCTCGCCGCCCCCATGCCCGGCACCGTCACCGTCGTCAAGGTGGCCGTGGGCGACAAGGTGACGGCCGGTCAGAGCCTGCTGGTCGTCGAGGCGATGAAGATGGAGCACGTCATCTCCGCCCCGCACGCCGGCACGGTCACCGAGCTGGACGTCTCCCCCGGAACCACCGTCGCCATGGACCAGGTCCTGGCCGTCGTCACCCCGGACGAGGAGGAGAGCGCGTGA
- a CDS encoding hydroxymethylglutaryl-CoA lyase, translating into MTVPAPGLPARVRIHEVGARDGLQNEKTAVPTEVKAEFVRRLAASGLTTIEATSFVHPKWVPQLADAEQLFPLLADVDAALPVLVPNERGLDRALALGATRIAVFGSATETFASRNLNRTVAESLAMFEPVVARARQGGAHVRGYLSMCFGDPWEGAVPVHQVVSVAKALLDLGCDELSLGDTIGVATPGHVQALLSALNEAGVPTDRIGVHFHDTYGQALSNTLAALQHGVTTVDASAGGLGGCPYAKSATGNLATEDLVWMLDGLGIETGVDLAALTATSVWMAEQLGRPSPSRTVRALSHKE; encoded by the coding sequence ATGACTGTCCCGGCCCCCGGCCTGCCGGCCCGGGTCCGCATCCACGAGGTCGGCGCCCGCGACGGCCTGCAGAACGAGAAGACGGCCGTCCCCACGGAGGTAAAGGCGGAGTTCGTCCGCCGCCTGGCCGCGTCGGGCCTGACCACCATCGAGGCCACCAGCTTCGTGCACCCCAAGTGGGTGCCCCAGCTGGCCGACGCCGAGCAGCTCTTCCCGCTGCTCGCCGACGTGGACGCCGCGCTGCCCGTCCTCGTGCCGAACGAGCGCGGCCTGGACCGCGCGCTCGCGCTCGGGGCCACCCGGATCGCGGTGTTCGGCTCGGCCACGGAGACGTTCGCCTCCCGCAACCTCAACCGCACCGTCGCCGAGTCCCTCGCGATGTTCGAGCCGGTCGTGGCCCGTGCCAGGCAGGGCGGGGCGCACGTCCGCGGCTATCTGTCCATGTGCTTCGGCGACCCCTGGGAGGGCGCCGTCCCGGTCCACCAGGTCGTCTCCGTGGCCAAGGCCCTGCTCGACCTCGGCTGCGACGAGCTGAGCCTCGGCGACACGATCGGCGTCGCCACCCCGGGCCATGTCCAGGCCCTGCTCTCCGCGCTGAACGAGGCCGGTGTCCCCACCGACCGCATCGGCGTGCACTTCCACGACACCTACGGCCAGGCCCTGTCCAACACCCTCGCCGCGCTCCAGCACGGCGTGACCACCGTCGACGCCTCCGCGGGCGGCCTCGGCGGATGCCCGTACGCGAAGAGCGCCACGGGCAACCTCGCCACCGAGGACCTGGTGTGGATGCTCGACGGTCTCGGCATCGAGACCGGGGTCGATCTGGCCGCCCTCACCGCCACGAGCGTGTGGATGGCCGAACAGCTGGGACGCCCCAGCCCCTCCCGTACCGTCCGCGCCCTCTCCCACAAGGAGTAG